The DNA window GGGCCGTACCCGGCACCGACCTTGGTGTCCACGCCGTGCCACAGCTTCGGGGTGACCGCTTTCCCGGCGGCCACGGTGGCCGCCATCAGCGCCCCGCCGAAGGGGCTGACCAGCACCTTGCCCTGGCCGATCCCGGCCTCCACCTGCTCGGCCGCGGACCCGGTCGCCTCGACCTTGCCCGCCTCGGTCTGCAGCCCCGGCACGTCGAAGTCCGCGTTCAGCCCGTACTGGTCGGCGGCCTTCTTCAGCGCGTCCGGCGGAAGCTGCGAAGCGAGCTGGGCGAAGGTGGTGTTGCACGAATGCGCGAACGCCGAATGCAACGGCACCGGCGGCAGCACGAACTTGTTGTCGTTGGGGATCGTGCGCTGGCCAAGCTGGATCGTGCCGGGGCACTCCAGCACGGTGTCGGCGGTGGCGGTGCCGCTTTCCAGCGCGGCGGTCGCGGTCGCGATCTTGAACGTCGAGCCCGGCGCGTACAGCCCGGTGAACGGATTCAGGTGCTGCTGCCCGTTGTTCCTCGCCACCGCCAGGATATCCCCCGTCGAGGGCTGCAAGGCCACCAGTACCGCGGATTGGGCGGTGGTATCCACCGCGGCCTCGGCCGCCTTCTGCAAGCCCGTGCTCAACGTCGAGATCAGCGGCTTGCGGTCGACTTCCTTGCCGAACAGCGTGTCGATCGTCTTCCCCGCGCCGTCGGTCCTGGCGACCGCCCAGCCGTTCCCTGCCTGCCCCGCCGCGTACCGAATCAGCGCGGGCATCAGCTCGAGTGCGATCGCGGGCTCCACCGGACGCGGGCCGACCGGCCCCCACGACAGCAACGGCTTCCCGTCACGGTCCAGTACCGCGTCCCCGGCGCCGCCCGTGCGCAACACGAGGTGCTGGCCCGCCTCCAGTTTCGGGTGCAGCACGTGCGGGCTCCAGTGCACCGCCCAGCGCGACCCCGAGCGCACCAGGTCCAGCGCGGCGGGATAGGTCCAGACCCGGTTGGCACCGAGGGTCCACGTCATCGTGTACCGGGCAGGGGACCTGTCCCCTTCGGTGGGCCCCGCGTCCCCAAACTTCGCCGCCAGCTTCGTCACGACCAGGCCGCGCGTCACGTCGTCGAAGGCGGCCTTCGCGGCAGCGGGATCGTCGGTGAGCGCCGCCGCCGCGTCCAGGTTCTTCGCCGACAGCGCGTCCAGGAACCGGCTCACCGTGCCGGCGGGATCCTCCTGCGACGACGCCGCGTTCTCCGCCGCGGGGCTCTCCGAAGAACCACCGCGCAGCACGAACACCGCGGCCGCCACGATCCCCACCACCGCCAGCGCGCCGATCGACAGCACGGCCTTGCGCACACCAGGTTTCACCGTTGTCCCCCCCAGGTTCGTCCCGCCCAGCTTGCCCATCGCGGGGCGGTGAAGGGTGTTACCGCCGGGACTCGATCCCGATTCGTGATCGAGTCCCGGCGGCGCTCACGCCTTGACGACTCCGACCGTGACCTTGACGCCGTCGCCGACGGTCCCCGACGAGCTCTCACCGACCGTGCCGTAGCTCACCTCGACGGCGAGCGTTTCGTCGGCGAGGAACTTCTCGTGCTTCTTCGTCGCGGCGACGACCTCGTCCGGCGCGTCGACGGTCAGCCGGATCCGGTCGGCGACTTCGAGCCCCGCGTCACGGCGGGCCTGCTGGACGACGCGGATCAGGTCGCGCACCACGCCCTCGTCGGCGAGTTCGGCGGTGACCTCGGTGTCGAGCAGCACGAGCCCCGAGCTGTTCGGCAGCTCGGCCGCGGCACCGGAATCCTTGGCGACCAGCCTGCGCTCGTACTCGCCCTCGACGAGTTCGATCCCGGCCGCGACCACGGCGCCGGTGTCCGATGTGGACCAGTCGCCCGCCTTGACGGCCTTGATCACCTTCTGC is part of the Amycolatopsis sp. CA-230715 genome and encodes:
- a CDS encoding penicillin-binding transpeptidase domain-containing protein; the protein is MKPGVRKAVLSIGALAVVGIVAAAVFVLRGGSSESPAAENAASSQEDPAGTVSRFLDALSAKNLDAAAALTDDPAAAKAAFDDVTRGLVVTKLAAKFGDAGPTEGDRSPARYTMTWTLGANRVWTYPAALDLVRSGSRWAVHWSPHVLHPKLEAGQHLVLRTGGAGDAVLDRDGKPLLSWGPVGPRPVEPAIALELMPALIRYAAGQAGNGWAVARTDGAGKTIDTLFGKEVDRKPLISTLSTGLQKAAEAAVDTTAQSAVLVALQPSTGDILAVARNNGQQHLNPFTGLYAPGSTFKIATATAALESGTATADTVLECPGTIQLGQRTIPNDNKFVLPPVPLHSAFAHSCNTTFAQLASQLPPDALKKAADQYGLNADFDVPGLQTEAGKVEATGSAAEQVEAGIGQGKVLVSPFGGALMAATVAAGKAVTPKLWHGVDTKVGAGYGPPPAPVLASVRAMMREVVTAGTATGAKGAGTVFGKTGTAQLPDPSKANGWFVGYRGDLAFAVMLAASNSSAPAVTLATKFLNAAP